The sequence TGGCAGGCGCTCTTGGCGTACAGCTTGGAGGGCCGTCAAAATACAATGGGGCTATTTTTGAAAAACCATATATAGGTTCTGAAAGGTCCGCAGACTATTTTTCCGCTTCTCTCGATACCATAAGGATTGTAAGGACAGCCTCATTTCTTGGCTTTTTTATTTCAATTGGTGTACTATGTCTGCTGATAATTTTATGACAGCTCATGGCGGAAACATATACAGTTTCATGGAGAAGAAAGGTCTGGATCAAAGGTCTGTAACAGATTTCAGTGCCTCTATCAACCCTTTGGGCACATCCAAAAATGTTATCCAGGAAATCAAAAAGAACCTGAAAAATCTTATCCATTATCCGGATATTCACGCAACCAGATTGATTGATAAAATCGCTGAGACGCTTGGTGTAAGCAAAAAATCCATAGTCTGCGGGAACGGGTCTACAGAACTGATTTATCTTGTCCCGAGAATAATGGGTTTCAGAAATGTCCTCATACCCCAGCCAACTTTCAGTGATTATGAACGGGCATGCAGAATTGCATATCCTTCATGCACCATCAAAGATTATATGCTTGAGCATAAGAACAACTTCGATATAGAAACAGAAGACTTACTAAATAAAATCCTGAATGCAAAACCTGATGCCGTATTTTTATGCAACCCCAATAATCCCACAGGAAGGCTTATTAAAAAAACATCACTTCTTCAAATAGCAGAACAGGCAAAAAAACAAAAATTCTATCTCATTGTAGACGAATCCTTCATTGATTTCTGTCCGGGGGAATCCGTTGCAGATAAAGTGGAAAAGAACCCCTATCTTATTGTATTAAAATCTATGACAAAGTTTTATGCACTTGCAGGCTTACGATTGGGTTACGGCATCTTTCCCGCCAATATTGCCGGGATGGTGCAGAAACATAAAGAGCCATGGAGCGTCAATACTCTTGCCCAGAGTGCCGGTATAACAGCATTGGATGACAGCGCATACAAAGAAAGGACGATGAAAATTGTAAAAAAACAAAAAAGAGTCCTGGAGAAGGGATTGCAAGGTCTTGGCATTGATTATATTCCTTCTCATGCAAACTACTATCTCTTACATACTCCCAAAGCTCTAAAAATTGCAGAACAGCTTGCAAAAAAAGGCATCATGGTTAGAGACTGTTCAAACTTCGAAGGACTTGACCACAGATATTTACGTATTGCAGTAAAATCACAAAAAGAGAACAATCTTCTCTTAAAATACATGGAGGGATGCATTGAATAGAAACAACCGTACACGATTATTTCTCATAAGACATGGTGATACAATCGACGAAGAAACAAAGAAAGTCT is a genomic window of Pseudomonadota bacterium containing:
- the cobD gene encoding threonine-phosphate decarboxylase CobD translates to MTAHGGNIYSFMEKKGLDQRSVTDFSASINPLGTSKNVIQEIKKNLKNLIHYPDIHATRLIDKIAETLGVSKKSIVCGNGSTELIYLVPRIMGFRNVLIPQPTFSDYERACRIAYPSCTIKDYMLEHKNNFDIETEDLLNKILNAKPDAVFLCNPNNPTGRLIKKTSLLQIAEQAKKQKFYLIVDESFIDFCPGESVADKVEKNPYLIVLKSMTKFYALAGLRLGYGIFPANIAGMVQKHKEPWSVNTLAQSAGITALDDSAYKERTMKIVKKQKRVLEKGLQGLGIDYIPSHANYYLLHTPKALKIAEQLAKKGIMVRDCSNFEGLDHRYLRIAVKSQKENNLLLKYMEGCIE